One window from the genome of Desulfobacteraceae bacterium encodes:
- a CDS encoding YMGG-like glycine zipper-containing protein: protein MALRPLSGGAMGTAAGAVVGAISGHTLWGAAIGAAAGSAGGFLLGKHQEATKNAYQQGFEAGKKQSQQ from the coding sequence GTGGCCCTGCGACCCCTGAGCGGCGGCGCCATGGGCACTGCCGCGGGGGCCGTGGTCGGCGCCATTTCGGGCCATACCCTGTGGGGTGCGGCCATCGGTGCGGCCGCCGGCTCGGCCGGCGGATTTCTCCTCGGTAAACACCAGGAAGCCACGAAAAACGCCTACCAGCAAGGCTTCGAAGCCGGAAAGAAGCAATCCCAGCAGTAA
- a CDS encoding ABC transporter permease: protein MNSAADSTQNQTEGSRGLWTVKDEGEGTLRVYLEGNWELDHALPKPEDILNSDVAGGGLRTVRFDSSALTGWATGLLVFLQDLARIAAERRVEIDRAGLPEGVGKLLDLAAAVPERKGARRSVEHEPVLTRIGAAALAWSEGASAMFTFIGECSVALVKLVRGRARLQRSDFLVFIEDCGVSALPIVTLLSMLFGLILAFIGAVQLMMFGAQIYVADLVGIAVVRVMGAVMCGIIMAGRTGAAFAAQLGTMQVNQEIDALKTLGISPIEFLVLPRMLALCLMMPLLCLYADVMGIVGGLIVAVSMLDINMVQYLNQTLHALKMSHFLVGLVHASVFGVLIALFGCLKGMQCGRSASAVGEATTSAVVACIVAIVVSTALITFICKVLKV, encoded by the coding sequence ATGAACTCCGCAGCCGATTCAACTCAAAACCAGACGGAAGGAAGCCGAGGCCTCTGGACGGTCAAGGACGAAGGGGAAGGCACGCTGCGAGTTTATTTAGAGGGCAATTGGGAACTGGATCACGCGCTGCCCAAACCCGAAGACATCCTGAACTCGGATGTGGCCGGAGGCGGGCTGCGTACAGTCCGGTTCGACAGCAGCGCATTGACCGGGTGGGCCACCGGTCTTCTGGTCTTTTTGCAGGACCTCGCCCGCATCGCTGCCGAACGTCGCGTTGAAATCGACCGCGCCGGCCTGCCCGAGGGTGTAGGCAAGTTGCTGGACCTCGCCGCGGCCGTTCCCGAGCGCAAGGGCGCCCGGCGTTCGGTCGAGCACGAACCGGTCCTGACCCGCATCGGGGCCGCCGCCCTGGCGTGGTCCGAAGGCGCTTCAGCAATGTTCACGTTCATCGGCGAGTGCTCCGTCGCGCTGGTAAAGCTGGTGAGAGGCCGGGCCCGTCTGCAGCGCTCGGATTTCTTGGTCTTTATCGAGGACTGCGGCGTCAGTGCACTGCCCATCGTCACCCTGCTCAGCATGCTCTTCGGGTTGATCCTGGCCTTCATCGGCGCGGTGCAGCTGATGATGTTCGGCGCCCAGATCTACGTGGCGGACCTCGTGGGTATCGCGGTTGTGCGCGTGATGGGGGCGGTCATGTGCGGCATCATCATGGCCGGGCGCACGGGGGCAGCGTTCGCCGCCCAGCTGGGCACCATGCAGGTCAACCAGGAAATCGATGCCTTGAAAACGCTCGGCATCTCACCGATCGAGTTTTTGGTCCTGCCGCGCATGCTGGCGCTGTGTTTGATGATGCCGCTGCTTTGCCTGTATGCCGATGTGATGGGCATTGTTGGGGGTCTGATCGTCGCGGTGTCGATGCTGGATATCAACATGGTGCAGTATCTGAACCAGACGCTGCACGCGCTCAAGATGAGCCATTTTTTGGTCGGATTGGTCCACGCGTCCGTTTTCGGGGTTCTGATCGCCCTTTTCGGGTGTCTCAAAGGAATGCAGTGCGGCCGAAGCGCCTCGGCCGTAGGCGAGGCCACCACCTCGGCGGTGGTGGCCTGCATCGTGGCGATCGTGGTATCCACGGCGCTGATCACCTTCATCTGCAAAGTGCTCAAGGTGTGA